The proteins below are encoded in one region of Chryseobacterium wanjuense:
- a CDS encoding cbb3-type cytochrome oxidase subunit 3 has translation MIPQNFKDILSNTDNAGFYQTLALIFFMLFFVALVIYVFSRPKKYYKEEEEAPLQDDENDDDFNLKN, from the coding sequence ATGATACCTCAGAACTTTAAAGACATATTATCCAATACCGACAATGCTGGTTTTTACCAGACCTTGGCTCTGATTTTCTTTATGCTGTTCTTTGTTGCTCTGGTAATATATGTTTTTAGCAGGCCTAAAAAATATTACAAGGAAGAAGAAGAAGCTCCTCTGCAGGATGATGAAAATGATGATGATTTTAATTTAAAAAATTAA
- a CDS encoding heavy metal translocating P-type ATPase has protein sequence MSENCFHCGQGIEKERILFDEKTFCCNGCKSVYEILNINNLTNFYELNKRAGIRPSDENTTQFDYLDTPEIFEKVTDFSEGNTSLVTFKIPVIHCSSCIWLLESLHTLNKNIKYSQVNFTRKTLQISFSHNDLKLSELANFLTNLGYKPVISLETADKNVENLDKSLLIKFAIAAFAFGNGMFLTFPEYIGGEDYWMEHYKGLFRTLMFLLATPVVFYSASDYYKSAWYGLKNKIVNIDVPIVLGILVLYGRSIYEVVTDYGPGYFDTLCGLLFFMLLGKIFQKRTYNALSYDRDYKSFYPIAVTKVDFEGKQENILLSDVKVGDRILVRNQEIIPVDAILINGEGNIDNSFITGESESISKQPGDKIFAGGKQVGSSLELEVIKNVDQSYLTQLWNKEAFKKHETGLDTLTNTISKYFTFIILGIALLSGIYWATVDLEKMFQVVSAILIIACPCALALSAPFTFGHIMRILGRNKFYVKDTLTIEKIAKLNTIVFDKTGTITHRKKSNIKYEGSEIKEFDLLNIKTLLKNSNHPLSKSLYEFIDVKDDYFPVENFQEISGKGYQGEVRGNLYKIGSAKYNNQESKNLETAVYISKNAEFIGKFIFKNEYRQNLKDLFKKLTNYKVFILSGDNSSEENQLKELIPNYQGMAFNQSPEDKLNYIKNLQDQNLKVAMLGDGLNDAGALKQSNVGIAISDDSNSFTPSSDVIMNGEKVVTLNKYLNVCKGSITIVKMTFIISFLYNIVGLSYAVTGHMHPLFAALIMPASSITVVSFTTFSTWILGRKHFKKQA, from the coding sequence GTGAGCGAGAACTGTTTTCATTGTGGTCAAGGGATAGAAAAGGAACGAATTCTATTTGACGAAAAGACTTTCTGCTGCAACGGCTGCAAGTCTGTCTACGAAATACTGAATATCAACAACTTAACTAATTTTTATGAATTAAATAAAAGAGCGGGAATCCGTCCGAGCGATGAAAATACCACTCAGTTTGACTATTTGGATACTCCCGAGATCTTTGAAAAGGTGACCGATTTCTCCGAAGGAAACACCAGTCTTGTTACTTTCAAAATTCCTGTAATTCACTGTTCTTCTTGTATTTGGCTATTGGAAAGCTTACATACTTTAAATAAAAATATTAAATATTCCCAGGTTAATTTCACAAGAAAGACCTTACAGATCTCCTTCAGCCATAACGATTTAAAATTAAGCGAATTAGCTAATTTTTTAACGAATTTAGGATACAAACCAGTCATCAGCCTTGAAACAGCCGATAAAAATGTCGAAAATCTTGACAAATCTTTATTGATAAAATTCGCCATTGCAGCCTTCGCTTTTGGTAACGGAATGTTCCTTACTTTCCCGGAATACATAGGTGGTGAAGACTATTGGATGGAGCATTACAAAGGTCTTTTCAGAACCTTAATGTTCCTGCTGGCAACTCCGGTTGTATTTTATTCTGCTTCAGACTATTATAAATCAGCTTGGTATGGCTTAAAAAACAAAATCGTGAATATCGATGTTCCGATCGTGTTAGGAATTCTGGTTCTTTACGGCAGAAGTATCTACGAAGTCGTAACAGATTATGGTCCAGGTTATTTCGACACCCTTTGCGGCTTGTTATTCTTTATGCTTTTGGGTAAAATTTTCCAGAAAAGAACATACAATGCCCTTTCATACGACAGAGATTATAAGTCTTTCTATCCGATCGCTGTGACAAAAGTTGATTTTGAAGGAAAACAAGAGAATATATTGCTTTCTGATGTAAAAGTTGGAGACAGAATTCTCGTTAGAAATCAAGAAATTATCCCTGTAGATGCGATATTGATTAATGGTGAAGGAAATATAGATAACAGCTTTATCACCGGTGAAAGCGAAAGCATCAGCAAACAGCCGGGAGATAAAATTTTTGCGGGAGGAAAACAGGTAGGTTCATCTTTGGAGCTGGAAGTTATTAAAAATGTGGATCAAAGTTACCTAACCCAACTTTGGAACAAAGAAGCCTTCAAAAAACATGAAACAGGACTTGACACACTGACCAATACCATCAGTAAATATTTCACATTCATTATTTTAGGCATTGCATTACTCTCCGGAATTTATTGGGCGACAGTCGATTTGGAAAAAATGTTCCAGGTTGTGTCTGCGATCCTGATCATTGCCTGTCCTTGTGCACTTGCGTTGTCTGCGCCGTTTACTTTCGGACACATTATGAGGATTTTAGGTCGAAATAAGTTTTATGTAAAAGATACTTTAACGATCGAGAAAATTGCAAAATTAAACACCATTGTTTTCGACAAAACAGGAACCATCACTCACAGAAAAAAATCAAACATCAAATATGAAGGCTCCGAAATAAAAGAGTTTGATTTACTGAATATTAAAACATTATTAAAGAACTCCAACCACCCGCTTTCCAAATCTTTATATGAATTTATTGATGTAAAAGATGATTATTTCCCGGTTGAAAATTTTCAGGAAATCTCAGGAAAAGGATATCAAGGGGAAGTGAGAGGAAATCTTTATAAAATTGGTTCGGCAAAATACAATAATCAGGAATCCAAAAACCTGGAAACGGCCGTTTATATCAGCAAAAATGCTGAGTTTATCGGTAAATTTATCTTTAAAAACGAATATCGCCAAAACCTGAAAGACCTTTTCAAAAAACTGACAAATTATAAAGTTTTCATCCTGAGCGGAGACAATTCTTCGGAGGAAAATCAATTGAAAGAATTAATCCCGAATTACCAGGGAATGGCTTTCAACCAGAGTCCGGAGGATAAACTGAATTATATTAAAAATCTTCAGGATCAGAATTTGAAGGTGGCGATGCTTGGAGACGGGTTAAATGATGCCGGAGCCTTAAAACAAAGCAACGTAGGAATCGCTATTTCTGATGATTCCAATAGTTTTACACCTTCTTCTGATGTCATCATGAATGGTGAAAAAGTGGTAACGCTCAACAAATACCTGAATGTCTGTAAAGGCTCGATCACGATTGTAAAAATGACATTTATAATCAGTTTTCTTTACAATATTGTTGGTTTAAGTTACGCAGTTACAGGACACATGCATCCTCTTTTCGCTGCCTTGATCATGCCGGCAAGTTCTATAACGGTAGTTTCGTTTACTACATTTTCGACATGGATCTTGGGGAGAAAACATTTTAAAAAACAAGCGTAA
- a CDS encoding RluA family pseudouridine synthase — translation MEEQIVYEDNHLLVINKKVGQLVQGDKTGDESLLESIKNFIKKRDDKPGNVFLGLVHRIDRPTSGLVIYAKTSKALSRLTQMVKNREIKKTYWAVVAKEMIPQTQRLVHYLKKNEKNNKAIVFPKATEGAKEAILTYHIIKNLDNYLLLEVDLETGRHHQIRAQLSKIGTPIKGDLKYGSPRSNPDGGINLHARKLEFIHPVTKENIEITAPVPQNDAVWRACEE, via the coding sequence ATGGAGGAGCAGATTGTTTATGAAGACAACCATCTTTTGGTCATCAATAAAAAAGTCGGACAGCTTGTACAGGGCGATAAAACCGGCGATGAATCTTTATTAGAATCAATCAAGAATTTCATAAAAAAAAGAGATGACAAGCCGGGAAATGTTTTTCTCGGTTTGGTTCATCGCATCGACAGGCCAACTTCCGGTTTGGTGATTTATGCTAAAACTTCGAAGGCTTTATCACGTTTGACTCAAATGGTAAAAAACCGTGAGATCAAGAAAACATATTGGGCAGTTGTAGCAAAGGAAATGATTCCTCAAACCCAGCGATTGGTTCATTATTTAAAGAAAAACGAAAAAAATAATAAGGCCATTGTTTTCCCAAAAGCTACGGAAGGGGCGAAAGAAGCAATTTTAACGTATCATATTATTAAAAATTTAGATAATTATCTTTTGCTCGAAGTTGATCTGGAAACCGGAAGGCATCACCAGATCAGAGCTCAGTTATCAAAAATAGGAACTCCGATTAAAGGGGATCTAAAATACGGTTCACCCCGTTCCAATCCGGATGGAGGGATTAATCTTCACGCCAGAAAACTGGAATTTATTCATCCCGTTACCAAAGAAAATATTGAAATCACAGCTCCGGTTCCGCAGAATGATGCGGTTTGGCGGGCTTGTGAGGAGTAA
- the panB gene encoding 3-methyl-2-oxobutanoate hydroxymethyltransferase: MSVHSEIKKVTTETLRKMKFDKEKITMLTAYDFTTAKMVDAGGIDAILIGDSAANVMAGFETTLPITLDQMIYHAQSVARGTDRALVVADLPFGTYQSNPEKALESAVRMMKEGGAHAVKIEGGKEISKSIKKIINAGIPVMGHLGLTPQSIYKFGTYKVRAKEEAEAEKLIADAQLLEELGCFSVVLEKIPADLAKKVTESISIPTIGIGAGAHCDGQVLVYHDMVGMNKGFSPKFLRRYLDLYTEITGAVAQYVKDVKDVSFPNENESY, encoded by the coding sequence ATGTCTGTTCACTCTGAAATTAAAAAAGTTACGACTGAAACCTTGCGAAAAATGAAATTCGACAAGGAAAAAATAACGATGCTTACAGCATATGATTTTACCACTGCGAAAATGGTAGATGCGGGAGGAATTGATGCTATTCTGATCGGAGATTCTGCAGCGAACGTAATGGCCGGTTTTGAAACGACACTGCCAATTACTTTGGATCAGATGATCTATCATGCTCAAAGTGTTGCCAGAGGAACCGACAGAGCTTTGGTAGTAGCCGATCTTCCTTTCGGAACATACCAGAGTAATCCTGAAAAAGCACTGGAATCTGCAGTAAGAATGATGAAAGAAGGGGGCGCTCATGCCGTAAAAATAGAAGGCGGAAAAGAGATTTCAAAATCAATTAAAAAAATAATCAATGCAGGAATTCCTGTGATGGGACATTTGGGATTAACTCCACAATCTATCTACAAATTCGGAACCTATAAAGTAAGGGCTAAAGAAGAAGCGGAAGCCGAAAAATTAATTGCTGATGCTCAGTTGTTGGAAGAATTGGGATGTTTTTCAGTTGTTTTGGAGAAAATTCCAGCAGATTTGGCTAAAAAAGTTACAGAATCGATCTCTATCCCGACCATCGGAATCGGGGCGGGAGCTCATTGCGACGGACAGGTTCTAGTATATCACGATATGGTTGGAATGAACAAAGGTTTCAGCCCAAAATTTTTAAGAAGATATTTAGATCTTTACACAGAAATCACAGGAGCAGTTGCTCAGTACGTGAAAGATGTGAAAGATGTGAGTTTCCCGAACGAAAACGAAAGTTATTAA
- the ccoS gene encoding cbb3-type cytochrome oxidase assembly protein CcoS produces the protein MDILYLMILCSVSLAAVFLVVFIVNAKKGQFEDDESPAVRILFDSDEIKEKEEDGNKESENEKGENNKIEEKSE, from the coding sequence ATGGATATTCTATATTTAATGATCCTTTGCAGCGTTTCTTTGGCTGCTGTTTTCTTGGTCGTTTTTATAGTGAATGCCAAGAAAGGACAGTTTGAAGACGATGAGTCTCCTGCTGTAAGAATCCTTTTTGACTCCGATGAAATCAAGGAAAAAGAGGAAGACGGCAACAAAGAAAGCGAGAATGAAAAAGGAGAAAATAATAAAATTGAAGAAAAAAGTGAATAG
- the ccoN gene encoding cytochrome-c oxidase, cbb3-type subunit I, which translates to METQKFSYDNSIVRAFLYATIVFGIIGFLFGLTAALMLFYPELPEFLFGTDDETIKSLGGGIKGLISTHGAFGFGRIRMLHTTTVIFAFVCNIVYVGVYYSLQRLLKTRMYSDTLSWIHFWTWQIMIVVTYITFFMGINTSKEYAEHEWPIDILIAFSWIIFGANMFLTIAKRRVRHLYVAIWFYIGTWIAVAMLHIFNNLEVPLSFTGWKSYSAYAGVKDAIVQWWYGHNAVAFVLTTPVLGLMYYFLPKAADRPVFSYKLSIIHFWSLIFVYIWAGPHHLQYTALPAWAQAVGTGFSIMLIAPSWGGMLNGLLTLRGAWDKVRENPILKFFVVAVTCYGMATFEGPLLATKNINKIGHFTDWVIGHVHLGALGWNGFMAFGVIYYLIPILWRTKLYSTKLANWHFWLGTLGIIFYAVPMYISGFTQGLMWKQFNPDGTLVWKNWLDTVTAIIPYFKMRFVGGLFYLSGALLMVVNLIATVRKGSFQKDVPAEAPALANISGKRKEGEGTHLWLERTPVLLGILSLLTISIGSMVEIIPTLSLKKSVPTISAVKPYSPLELEGRDIYIREGCNACHSQMVRPFRDEIVRFNGKNGQYSKAGEFVYDRPFLWGSKRTGPDLQREGGKNPSSWHYKHMYNPRSTSAGSIMPRYPWLIATNLDRSKMVDKMKLMKSAFDVPYTKAQIDSANSWADNQASKIVKDIFSEAADLKDEYAKRPKGELEKKEVVALISYLQRLGTDIKTTEIKTASNN; encoded by the coding sequence ATGGAAACACAAAAGTTTAGTTATGACAACAGTATTGTTCGGGCATTTCTTTATGCGACCATAGTTTTTGGGATCATAGGGTTTTTGTTCGGGCTTACAGCGGCATTAATGCTTTTCTACCCCGAACTTCCGGAATTTTTATTCGGAACCGATGATGAAACCATTAAAAGTTTAGGCGGAGGGATAAAAGGTTTAATAAGCACACATGGTGCATTTGGATTCGGAAGAATCAGAATGTTGCACACAACCACTGTAATCTTTGCATTCGTATGTAATATCGTATACGTAGGAGTTTATTACTCTTTACAACGATTACTAAAAACAAGAATGTATAGTGATACATTGTCTTGGATCCACTTCTGGACTTGGCAGATCATGATTGTAGTGACTTACATTACATTCTTTATGGGAATTAATACTTCCAAAGAATATGCAGAGCACGAATGGCCAATCGATATTTTGATCGCATTCTCATGGATCATTTTCGGGGCAAATATGTTCCTGACTATTGCCAAAAGAAGAGTAAGACACCTTTATGTAGCAATCTGGTTCTACATCGGTACTTGGATTGCCGTAGCCATGCTTCATATCTTTAACAACTTAGAAGTTCCATTATCATTCACAGGCTGGAAATCATATTCAGCATATGCAGGGGTAAAAGATGCCATCGTACAATGGTGGTACGGTCACAATGCGGTAGCATTCGTATTGACGACTCCGGTTCTTGGTCTGATGTATTACTTCTTACCAAAAGCGGCAGACAGACCGGTATTCTCGTATAAATTGTCTATTATTCACTTCTGGTCATTAATCTTCGTATATATCTGGGCTGGGCCTCACCACCTTCAGTATACAGCTTTACCGGCTTGGGCTCAGGCAGTGGGAACAGGTTTCTCTATCATGCTTATCGCACCGTCTTGGGGAGGTATGCTGAACGGGCTTCTTACCTTAAGAGGAGCTTGGGATAAAGTAAGAGAAAATCCTATTTTGAAGTTCTTCGTCGTAGCTGTTACTTGTTATGGTATGGCAACATTCGAGGGTCCGCTTTTAGCAACTAAAAACATTAACAAAATTGGTCACTTTACAGACTGGGTAATTGGTCACGTACACTTAGGTGCACTAGGATGGAATGGTTTCATGGCATTCGGTGTTATCTATTACCTGATCCCGATCTTGTGGAGAACTAAATTATATTCTACAAAATTAGCTAACTGGCATTTCTGGTTAGGAACATTGGGTATCATTTTCTATGCAGTACCAATGTATATTTCAGGTTTCACGCAAGGATTAATGTGGAAACAGTTTAATCCGGACGGAACTTTAGTTTGGAAAAACTGGCTGGATACAGTAACGGCTATTATTCCTTACTTTAAAATGAGATTCGTAGGAGGATTATTCTATCTTTCAGGAGCATTATTAATGGTTGTTAACCTTATTGCCACTGTAAGAAAAGGATCATTCCAGAAGGATGTACCGGCAGAAGCTCCTGCATTGGCAAACATCAGCGGTAAACGTAAAGAAGGAGAAGGAACTCACCTTTGGTTGGAAAGAACTCCTGTATTGCTAGGTATTTTATCTTTATTGACGATCTCAATCGGTAGTATGGTGGAAATCATCCCTACACTATCTCTAAAGAAAAGTGTACCTACCATTTCAGCAGTAAAACCATATTCTCCACTGGAATTAGAAGGTAGAGATATCTATATCAGAGAAGGATGTAACGCTTGTCACTCACAGATGGTAAGACCATTCAGAGATGAGATCGTAAGATTTAACGGTAAAAACGGACAGTACTCTAAAGCAGGGGAATTCGTATATGACAGACCGTTCCTTTGGGGATCTAAGAGAACAGGACCGGATTTACAGAGAGAAGGTGGTAAAAACCCAAGTTCTTGGCATTACAAACACATGTACAATCCAAGATCTACATCTGCAGGTTCTATCATGCCTCGTTACCCTTGGTTGATCGCTACAAATCTTGACAGATCTAAAATGGTAGATAAAATGAAGCTTATGAAAAGTGCATTCGATGTACCTTACACAAAAGCTCAAATAGATTCTGCAAACTCTTGGGCTGATAATCAGGCTTCAAAAATTGTAAAAGATATCTTCTCTGAAGCAGCCGACCTGAAAGACGAATATGCTAAGAGACCTAAAGGTGAATTGGAGAAAAAAGAAGTTGTAGCTCTTATCTCTTATTTACAAAGATTAGGAACAGATATCAAGACAACTGAAATCAAAACAGCAAGTAATAACTAA
- a CDS encoding Crp/Fnr family transcriptional regulator has product MSQEQQIAIEERFARVFNDKSFKERLSSADFEKYINGKKKLSFQKHDTIFEDGETPKGVYVLEKGAAKLSKSGAFGKDQILRFIKEGDIIGYRSLLCGENFQAKAEAMTDIEATFLPADVFMYLLEVDPQLSFVMLQKISYELGESSNTITFLAQKTVRERLAEILLLLEQKLGVDPEGFIKISLTREEIANIIGTATESAIRLISEFKGDNLIEVDGRNIKILNHDKLMKLGHVVL; this is encoded by the coding sequence ATGTCGCAGGAACAACAGATTGCAATTGAAGAGAGGTTCGCCAGAGTTTTTAATGATAAATCATTTAAGGAAAGACTTTCTAGTGCAGATTTTGAGAAATATATCAACGGAAAAAAGAAACTGAGTTTTCAGAAGCACGATACCATTTTCGAGGACGGGGAAACTCCAAAAGGAGTGTACGTTTTGGAAAAAGGTGCGGCTAAGCTGTCAAAATCAGGAGCATTCGGAAAAGATCAGATTTTAAGATTTATCAAAGAAGGCGATATCATCGGCTATCGTTCTTTGCTTTGCGGAGAAAATTTCCAGGCAAAAGCGGAGGCTATGACAGACATCGAGGCAACGTTTTTACCCGCAGATGTTTTCATGTATCTTCTGGAAGTTGATCCACAGCTTTCTTTTGTGATGCTTCAGAAAATTTCTTACGAATTGGGAGAATCTTCCAATACGATCACTTTCCTTGCCCAGAAAACGGTAAGAGAAAGATTGGCAGAAATTTTATTGCTGTTGGAACAAAAACTTGGTGTTGATCCTGAAGGCTTCATCAAAATTTCTTTAACGAGAGAAGAAATCGCCAACATCATCGGAACGGCTACAGAAAGTGCAATTCGTCTGATTTCTGAATTCAAAGGGGATAATCTCATTGAAGTAGACGGACGAAATATCAAAATTCTCAACCACGACAAATTAATGAAACTAGGTCACGTAGTTTTATAA
- the ccoG gene encoding cytochrome c oxidase accessory protein CcoG: MSDIEETEVRGGQGQVLDPETYRDSIGTMDQSGKRKWVYPRKPKGKYTNYRNLVSYILLVIYFTVPFMKINGNPLILFNVIDREFFIFGQPFYPQDFFILTLGAIASLIFIIVFTIAFGRIFCGWICPQTIFLEMIFRKIEYLIEGDRNRQMKLDRQEWNSEKIWKRTLKWTVYLVISLIITHFMLMYIVGYKEIFKIISEGPFAHPTNFIIMILFTAAFYFVFAWFREQVCTLVCPYGRLQGVLIDKDTINVFYDFNRGENRAKWRKGEDRKAAGKGDCIDCHQCVVVCPTGIDIRDGQQLECVNCTACIDACDEVMEKVGLPKGLIRYASENEIEKQTEFKFTGRMKGFAIFLVLLVGFLGYLLYNRGEMEAKFIKPAGSTFFVRDGKITNTYNYTFLNKTNEKKLVTIKVIEPKHGEVIYSASSKIPVERDKITKGTINISFPEKEMNLSKQNITIGVYDMKGKLVDSYQTYFEGPFKLQF; this comes from the coding sequence ATGTCAGACATAGAGGAAACAGAAGTACGCGGCGGACAGGGACAGGTTCTGGACCCTGAAACTTACAGAGATTCTATAGGGACAATGGATCAATCCGGTAAAAGGAAATGGGTATATCCTAGAAAACCAAAAGGAAAGTATACCAACTATAGAAACCTTGTAAGCTATATTTTACTGGTTATTTATTTTACAGTGCCATTTATGAAAATCAATGGCAACCCATTAATATTATTTAATGTAATTGATAGGGAGTTTTTCATTTTCGGGCAACCTTTCTATCCGCAGGATTTTTTCATCCTTACTCTCGGAGCTATTGCTTCCTTAATATTCATTATTGTATTTACGATTGCTTTCGGTAGAATTTTCTGCGGGTGGATTTGTCCTCAGACAATTTTTCTAGAAATGATTTTCCGTAAAATAGAATATCTTATTGAAGGAGATAGAAACAGACAGATGAAGCTCGACAGACAGGAATGGAACAGCGAAAAAATCTGGAAAAGAACTCTGAAATGGACGGTTTATCTTGTCATTTCACTCATTATTACGCACTTTATGCTCATGTATATTGTGGGTTATAAAGAAATTTTCAAGATCATTTCTGAAGGACCTTTTGCACATCCTACCAATTTCATCATCATGATTCTCTTTACGGCGGCATTTTATTTTGTATTTGCTTGGTTCAGAGAGCAGGTTTGTACATTGGTTTGTCCGTACGGAAGATTGCAGGGAGTTTTAATTGATAAAGATACCATCAATGTTTTCTACGATTTCAACAGAGGTGAAAACAGGGCAAAATGGAGAAAAGGAGAAGACAGAAAAGCTGCCGGAAAAGGAGATTGTATCGACTGCCATCAGTGTGTGGTGGTTTGCCCTACGGGAATTGACATCAGAGACGGACAGCAATTGGAATGTGTAAACTGTACAGCTTGTATCGATGCCTGTGATGAAGTCATGGAAAAAGTGGGACTTCCGAAAGGATTGATCAGATACGCTTCTGAGAATGAAATTGAAAAGCAGACTGAGTTTAAGTTTACGGGCAGAATGAAAGGTTTTGCTATATTTCTTGTTCTTTTGGTGGGATTCTTAGGATATCTTCTTTACAACAGAGGTGAAATGGAGGCTAAGTTTATTAAGCCAGCTGGAAGTACATTCTTCGTAAGAGACGGAAAAATTACCAATACTTACAATTATACTTTCTTAAATAAAACCAACGAGAAAAAGCTTGTAACAATCAAAGTAATCGAGCCTAAACACGGGGAAGTTATTTACAGTGCTTCAAGCAAAATTCCTGTAGAAAGAGATAAAATTACAAAAGGAACCATCAATATCAGCTTCCCGGAAAAGGAAATGAATCTTTCGAAACAGAATATTACCATCGGAGTATATGATATGAAAGGAAAGCTGGTAGATTCTTATCAGACGTATTTTGAGGGACCTTTTAAATTACAATTTTAA
- a CDS encoding cbb3-type cytochrome c oxidase N-terminal domain-containing protein has translation MKQRTPVVVNILIIIGLLIVFYYLFVQSYAFLGSPYFWGTVVIAGILAYIHSAIGDLIENNKFKKLSPEEKAAYLAEKKVPYLRRLYDAAFKKQSAAEEKDILIDHGFDGIMELDNQLPKWWVGLFYFGTAFCIVYICAFSFTNFAHPLSEYEQEYKEQLASIEEYQKTQPPVTIETAKYSADNIAEGKELFKTNCASCHKEDGSGGIGPNLTDNYWINQPEKTLFKNVFHMDWNGSPTNPAMRPFGKNGEVSGAEIEKIAAYVYHINQEQPPVTKDKGGAAPQGTEAHWEKE, from the coding sequence ATGAAACAAAGAACACCGGTTGTTGTAAACATTTTAATAATAATTGGACTTTTAATAGTTTTTTATTATCTGTTTGTACAAAGTTATGCTTTCTTGGGATCACCGTATTTCTGGGGAACTGTAGTAATCGCTGGTATTTTAGCATACATCCACAGTGCCATTGGAGATTTGATTGAGAATAACAAGTTTAAAAAATTATCTCCGGAAGAAAAAGCAGCTTATCTGGCTGAGAAAAAAGTACCTTATCTTAGGAGATTATATGATGCAGCATTCAAGAAACAATCTGCAGCAGAAGAAAAGGATATCCTTATCGACCACGGTTTCGATGGAATCATGGAGTTGGACAACCAATTACCAAAATGGTGGGTAGGTTTATTCTACTTTGGGACTGCTTTTTGTATTGTTTATATATGTGCGTTTTCTTTCACAAATTTTGCTCACCCGTTAAGCGAATATGAGCAGGAATATAAAGAACAATTGGCAAGCATAGAAGAATACCAGAAGACTCAGCCTCCTGTAACGATCGAAACAGCTAAATATTCGGCTGATAATATTGCAGAAGGTAAAGAATTATTCAAAACCAACTGTGCATCTTGCCACAAAGAAGACGGTAGTGGAGGTATTGGTCCGAACCTAACGGATAACTACTGGATCAACCAACCAGAGAAGACATTATTTAAGAATGTATTCCACATGGACTGGAACGGTTCACCTACCAACCCGGCGATGAGACCATTCGGTAAAAACGGAGAAGTTTCTGGTGCTGAAATTGAAAAAATTGCAGCGTATGTATACCACATCAACCAAGAACAACCTCCTGTAACAAAGGATAAAGGTGGCGCTGCTCCTCAGGGAACTGAAGCTCATTGGGAAAAAGAATAA
- the thiS gene encoding sulfur carrier protein ThiS, translating to MELTINHTIRTFDVLPETLEALMAIEIPQKRKGIAVALNNRIIPQSFWAETFLNDKDSILIITATQGG from the coding sequence ATGGAGCTCACAATTAATCACACAATCAGAACATTTGATGTACTTCCCGAAACTCTGGAAGCATTAATGGCTATTGAAATACCCCAAAAACGAAAAGGTATCGCGGTAGCCCTCAACAATCGCATTATTCCGCAGTCATTCTGGGCGGAAACATTTCTCAACGACAAAGATTCAATTTTAATTATCACTGCCACTCAGGGCGGTTAA